From a single Miscanthus floridulus cultivar M001 chromosome 8, ASM1932011v1, whole genome shotgun sequence genomic region:
- the LOC136470602 gene encoding uncharacterized protein: MASARVDPQESAAQGRVAEAAPTRSNGAVVPFVAEAPGASGAEAMGAPAPMTAETTVSAASASASTEAIMTEAGDPEAAEAVTTEVGAPEVTAAVVMAARPSVQEAEMSAAEASAVPLA, translated from the coding sequence ATGGCGTCGGCGAGGGTAGACCCACAAGAATCGGCTGCCCAAGGaagggttgccgaggcggcccctacacggtcgaatggggccgtcgtgccctttgttgccgaggctcccggggcctccGGGGCTGAGGCGATGGGGGCCCCGGCGCCCATGACCGCCGAGACCACAGTGTCCGCGGCCAGCGCTTCTGCATCTACCGAGGCCATAATGACGGAGGCCGGAGACCCCGAGGCCGCCGAGGCCGTGACTACAGAGGTCGGGGCCCCCGAGGTCACCGCGGCCGTCGTGATGGCAgcgaggccgtctgtgcaggaggcggagatgtcggcggcggaggcctcggccgtgcccttggcttag
- the LOC136474884 gene encoding large ribosomal subunit protein uL29c has translation MATMSLAAASPLTSTPRGIAAPAPRTAFLSLRLGGVTAMRFAGLAAASQPVERRAAAAVAMAKREQELEEIRAMTTEQLEEEVVDLKGELFLLRLKRSARQEFKNSEFGRMRKRVAHMLTVKREREIEQGINKRLSRKLDRKWKQSIVVRPPPSLRENKEE, from the exons ATGGCGACGATGTCTCTTGCCGCGGCGTCACCCCTCACCTCCACACCCCGCGGCatcgcggctccggctcctcgcACGGCATTCCTGTCCCTCCGCTTAGGTGGCGTGACGGCGATGCGGTTCGCTGGACTGGCGGCGGCGTCGCAGCCAGTGGAGcgtcgcgcggcggcggcggtcgcgaTGGCGAAGAGGGAGCAGGAGCTGGAGGAGATCCGGGCCATGACGACGGAACAGCTGGAGGAGGAGGTAGTAGACCTCAAGGGGGAGCTTTTCCTGCTCCGCCTTAAGCGCTCGGCGCGCCAGGAGTTCAAGAACAGCGAGTTCGGCCGCATGCGCAAGAGG GTTGCCCATATGCTGACTGTGAAAAGAGAGCGGGAAATTGAACAAGGAATCAACAAGAGATTGTCTAGGAAGCTTGATAGGAAATGGAAGCAGAGCATTGTGGTCAGACCACCACCATCTCTAAGGGAGAACAAAGAGGAGTAG
- the LOC136474882 gene encoding transcription factor MYB93-like, whose amino-acid sequence MGRSPCCDENGLKKGPWTPEEDQKLMEYIQKHGHGSWRALPRLAGLNRCGKSCRLRWTNYLRPDIKRGKFTQEEEQTILQLHSVLGNKWSAIAKHLPGRTDNEIKNFWNTHLKKKLIQMGFDPMTHRPRTDFFAALPQLIALANLRQLVEQRPWDDHAARIQVEAVQAAKLQCLQNLLQSAASIATSPSSSSINANTIPSDLEQIGLLSPPQMSYLSTLPSPSFLESISGQDIVAGQLPDIQIPSTFFEQPTSNDANQHSDFTPKSSVEGKNGTPKTLLSENSLPPLTDYPISNLGDACGASSCDGGSILFPSWPELFEEQSYASLYEF is encoded by the exons ATGGGAAGGTCTCCTTGCTGTGATGAGAATGGTCTCAAGAAGGGCCCCTGGACCCCTGAAGAAGACCAGAAGCTCATGGAGTACATCCAGAAGCACGGCCATGGGAGCTGGAGAGCACTGCCCAGACTTGCCG GGCTCAACAGGTGTGGCAAGAGCTGCAGGCTGAGATGGACCAACTACTTGAGGCCAGACATCAAGAGAGGGAAGTTCACCCAGGAGGAAGAACAGACCATCCTCCAGCTCCACTCCGTCCTTGGCAACAA ATGGTCAGCTATTGCGAAGCACCTCCCTGGGCGGACTGACAACGAGATCAAGAATTTCTGGAACACCCACCTGAAGAAGAAGCTGATCCAGATGGGCTTCGACCCGATGACGCACCGGCCGAGAACCGACTTCTTTGCTGCTCTGCCTCAACTCATTGCTCTCGCCAACCTCCGCCAGCTCGTGGAGCAGCGGCCATGGGACGACCACGCTGCCAGGATACAGGTTGAGGCGGTCCAGGCTGCAAAGCTCCAGTGCCTCCAGAACCTGCTCCAGTCTGCAGCATCCATTGCCACCAGTCCCAGCTCCAGCAGCATCAACGCCAACACCATCCCCAGTGACCTGGAGCAAATCGGCCTCCTGAGTCCTCCACAGATGTCTTACTTGTCTACGTTGCCTTCTCCAAGTTTCCTGGAGAGTATCAGTGGCCAAGACATAGTAGCTGGTCAACTGCCTGACATCCAAATTCCTAGCACTTTCTTTGAACAACCCACCAGCAACGATGCCAACCAGCACTCAGACTTCACTCCAAAGAGTAGCGTTGAGGGGAAGAATGGAACCCCTAAAACGCTGCTGTCGGAAAATTCCCTTCCACCGCTCACCGACTACCCCATTTCCAACCTCGGTGATGCTTGCGGTGCCTCGAGCTGTGACGGTGGCAGCATTCTGTTCCCAAGTTGGCCTGAGTTGTTTGAGGAACAGTCATATGCGAGTTTGTATGAATTCTAG